TCAGATCGGGGGTGATCACGCTATCGCGCGGTGCGGGCGCCCCGTCGAACAGCATCCGCTCGATGCGGACGTGGTCGTGGAACCATTCGAGGTGTCGGAAGCGGGGAGCCGCAACCGCCACCGGGAGGTGCAAGGCGGGGGCGCAGTGGCCGGACAGATCGATATGCGCCGCCTCGCACAGGGCCGCGATCTTCAGAAACCCGCTGTAGCCGCCGCAGCGGGTCACGTCCGCCTGGGCCACGTCGACTGCCCCTACGTCGAGCAGTCCACGCAAATCGTTCAAGGTGTAGATGTACTCGCCCGCGGCGACTTCGATGCCGGCAGGCGTAGAGGCACGGACGGAAGCCATACCTGCGGGATCGTCACTGGACACGGGTTCCTCGAACCACGCCACGTCGTAGCGGTGTGCTTCGTGCGCAAGGGCGACGGCGCGCTTCGGGGTGAAGGCGCCATTGGCGTCGATGAACAGACGTGCATTGCCGATGGCTGCCTTCGCCACCGCCATGCGCGCCGGGTCGTGCTCGGGAGCGCTGCCGACCTTCATCTTCACCGCCCGGCAGCCGTCTCGCTCGACCCACCCGGCAAGCTGCTCGCGCAACTGCCGGTCGCCGTAGCTCGTGAAGCCGCCGCTGCCGTAGATCTCCGCGTGTTCCCGCGCCTGCCCGAACAGGCTCGCCAGGGATACGTCGAGGAGGCGTGCCTTGAGGTCCCACAAGGCGGTGTCCAATGCCGAGATCGCCGTGGCGGCCAGCCCGGAGCGCCCGAGGTTCCGCACGGCGCCCCACAGCACGGCATTGGCCCGCGGGATGTCGAAGGCGGACAACCCGGTAAGACGCGATGCGAGCGTGCCTACAATCAAGCGCGCGACACTGGCGTCGGTGTAGCTGTAGCCGAGGCCGGTCTCGCCCCCGGCCTCGACATGGACGACAACGAGCGTCGTCCTGTCCCAGCTGAACGTCCCGTCCGCCTCCGGCGCGTCGGTGGGAACGGTGTAGGCTCGCGCCCGCACCGTTCCGATCCTCGGATCGTCATGCATGCCGTAGAAGCCGTCCTACTTGCTGCCCGGTAGGACGGAACTCAGCACCTGTCGGGCGGTGTCGACAAGGAGATGACGCTCCTTCGGGTCGCCCTTGCCGAGCATCGACATGAAGTTCTGCACCTGCTGGAGCGTGAAGAACGGCGGCAGCGGCGGCACCTCGGGGTCGGTCTTTACCTCCAGCACCACCGGCACGGGGCTCGCCAGCGCCTCGTCCCAGGCCGCCCCCATGCGCTGGGGATCATCGACGTAGATGCCCTTCAGGCCGATCAGCTCGGCGAACTTGTGATAGGGCACGTTCGGGATAGTCTGGCTCGCCTCGAACTTCGGGTTGCCCTCCATCACCCGCTGCTCCCAGGTCACCTGGTTCAGGTCCTCGTTGTTGAACACGCAGCAAATCCAGGTCTTGTTCGACCAGCGATGCATGTACTTTGAGACCGTGATCAGTTCGGCCATGTTGTTCATCTGCATGGCGCCGTCGCCGACCAGCGCGATCACCGGCCGGTCGGGATGGGCTACCTTGGCGGCGATGGCGTAGGGGACCGCCGCGCCCATGGAAGCGAGGCCGCCCGACAGCGAGCACATCTGGCCGCGGCGCATCTTCAGGTCGCGGGCGAACCAGTTGGCGCAGGACCCGGAATCCGAAGTGATGATCGCCCGCTCGGGCATGCGCGGCGAGAGTTCCCAGGTGACGCGCTGCGGGTTGACCGGGCTGGCCTTGGCCATCGCCCGGTCCTCGGCCTCCTTCCACCAGGAGACCATCCCCTTCTCGATGCCGGTGCGCCAGGAGCCACCCTCCTTCTTCTGCTCCAGCAGCGGCAGCAGGGCACGCAGGGTCTCGGCGGACTCGCCGCAGAGCGGCACCTCCATCGGGTACCGCAGCGACAGCATCTCCGGTGAGATGTCGATCTGCACACCGCGGGCCTGCCCCTCCTTCGGGAGGAACTCGGCCCAGGGAAAGCCGGAACCGATCATCAGGAGGGTGTCGCAGTCCTCCATCATGTCCGAGGACGGCTTGGACCCGAGCAATCCGATGGTGCCGGTCACGAACGGCAGGTCGTCCGGCAGCGCCGCCTTGCCGAGCAGCGCCTTGGCGACGCCGGCCTGAAGCTTATTGGCGACGGCGATGACCTCGTCGGTGGCGTGCAAGGCGCCCGCACCGACCAGGATCGCGACCTTCTTGCCGGCGTTCAACACGTCGGCGGCGCGGCGCAGATCGGCGTCGAAGGGCACGACCTTCGGGGCGGTGTAGCCCACCCCGGAGAAGGTGTTGCCGTGCTTGCGTACCGGCTCCTCGTAGGGAACGTCCTGCAGGTCGTTCGGTAGAATGATGGCCGAGACCTTCCGTTCGGCCTTAGCGATCCGCATGGCGCGGTCGGCGATGTGGCGGACCTGCGCGGGCGAGGACGCCTGCTGCACGTAGGCCGAGACGTCCTTGAAGACGCTCGTGAGGTCGAATTCCTGCTGGTAGTGGGCGCCATTGACGTTGCGCGCCTGCTGCCCGCAGATGGCGAGAAGCGGCACGTGGTCGAGATGGGCGTCGTACATCCCGGTGAGCAGGTGCGTCGCGCCGGGACCGGAGGTCGCCATGCAGACGCCGACCTCGCCGGTGAACTTGGCGTAGGCCGCGGCCATGAACGCCGCCATCTCCTCGTGGCGGACCTGGATGAACTCGAACGGCAGGTCGTTGCGCTGGAGGGCGCCGAGCAGGCCGTTGATGCCGTCGCCGGGATAGCCGAAGATCTTCTTCACCCCCCACTCGGCCAGGCGCTTCCAGAAAAAGTCGGCGACGGCTTCGGCCATGGCGGATCCTCGGAATAGGTATTGGTGCCGCCCGCTGGGCGAACGTGGTCGGGGGCGGCATGGGATGAAGCCTGCGTGTACCGGCACACGGCTTCCTTAGTCCGAGGCCAACCTCGCGTGGGAACCCAGGTTCCTAGGAGTTTCCGGAGCGTTCTGACGATGCCGTGATTTCACCCCGATCTACTGGGCGGCGAGGTCCAGGGCGTACAGGTGCTGTTTGGACGTGATGAACAGCCGTTGCTGCTCCGGGGAGAAGCAGAGATTGGAGCACACCTGAGGCGTGGGAATCAGTCCGAGCCGGTGCCCCTCCGCGGAGAGGACTTGAACCCCTGCCTCCGAGCTCGTCCAGATCCAGCCGCGATGGTCCACGCGGAACC
This window of the Methylobacterium tardum genome carries:
- a CDS encoding enolase C-terminal domain-like protein; amino-acid sequence: MHDDPRIGTVRARAYTVPTDAPEADGTFSWDRTTLVVVHVEAGGETGLGYSYTDASVARLIVGTLASRLTGLSAFDIPRANAVLWGAVRNLGRSGLAATAISALDTALWDLKARLLDVSLASLFGQAREHAEIYGSGGFTSYGDRQLREQLAGWVERDGCRAVKMKVGSAPEHDPARMAVAKAAIGNARLFIDANGAFTPKRAVALAHEAHRYDVAWFEEPVSSDDPAGMASVRASTPAGIEVAAGEYIYTLNDLRGLLDVGAVDVAQADVTRCGGYSGFLKIAALCEAAHIDLSGHCAPALHLPVAVAAPRFRHLEWFHDHVRIERMLFDGAPAPRDSVITPDLTRPGHGLTLKTRDADAYAV
- a CDS encoding thiamine pyrophosphate-requiring protein; its protein translation is MAEAVADFFWKRLAEWGVKKIFGYPGDGINGLLGALQRNDLPFEFIQVRHEEMAAFMAAAYAKFTGEVGVCMATSGPGATHLLTGMYDAHLDHVPLLAICGQQARNVNGAHYQQEFDLTSVFKDVSAYVQQASSPAQVRHIADRAMRIAKAERKVSAIILPNDLQDVPYEEPVRKHGNTFSGVGYTAPKVVPFDADLRRAADVLNAGKKVAILVGAGALHATDEVIAVANKLQAGVAKALLGKAALPDDLPFVTGTIGLLGSKPSSDMMEDCDTLLMIGSGFPWAEFLPKEGQARGVQIDISPEMLSLRYPMEVPLCGESAETLRALLPLLEQKKEGGSWRTGIEKGMVSWWKEAEDRAMAKASPVNPQRVTWELSPRMPERAIITSDSGSCANWFARDLKMRRGQMCSLSGGLASMGAAVPYAIAAKVAHPDRPVIALVGDGAMQMNNMAELITVSKYMHRWSNKTWICCVFNNEDLNQVTWEQRVMEGNPKFEASQTIPNVPYHKFAELIGLKGIYVDDPQRMGAAWDEALASPVPVVLEVKTDPEVPPLPPFFTLQQVQNFMSMLGKGDPKERHLLVDTARQVLSSVLPGSK